From the Thermovirga lienii DSM 17291 genome, one window contains:
- a CDS encoding Diol/glycerol dehydratase reactivating factor large subunit (PFAM: Diol dehydratase reactivase ATPase-like domain~InterPro IPR009191~KEGG: tex:Teth514_1950 hypothetical protein~PFAM: Diol/glycerol dehydratase reactivating factor large subunit~SPTR: Glycerol dehydratase reactivation factor, large subunit) has translation MVPIVAGIDIGNSTTEVALGKVENGQVEFLSSSLYQTTGLKGTTQNVRGVKMALGLALEKIGFGREDFSKIDVICINEAAPVIGDVAMENISETIVTESTMIGHNPSTPGGVGVGKGRTVHIDDLLNVEKNDPVIVVIPSNWDYEAASEAINRAIEKGISVEGAICQGDDGVLIANRINKVIPIVDEVMSIEKVPLGMYACVEVAPPGRVIEALSNPYGIATIFSLSPEETKHVVPVARALIGNRSAVVIKTPTGEVKERRIPAGELYIDGASGRRTVNVESGAEAIMKVLEESQPVKNIFGQPGTNVGGMMERVRRTMSNLTGLPVADIHIKDLLAVDTLVPQRVVGGIAGEFSQEHGVALAVMVETEKLPMTQLAEAISQETGVKVMIGGVEAEMAVRGALTTPGTKKPLAILDLGAGSTDASLMKENGEIDLIHLAGAGNMVNTIIASELGIESMELAESIKRYPLCKVESPFHVRQEDGRVRFFDNPLSPNLFGKNALVVEDDILMPLELDIPVERIREIRRRAKREVFVTNSLRALERVSPAGNVRLLDYVVLVGGSALDFEIPSMITDALSRFGVVAGRGNIRGTEGPRNAVATGLVLGFASKGLPVKWLSGARRA, from the coding sequence ATGGTGCCCATAGTGGCTGGCATTGACATAGGAAACTCGACCACAGAGGTTGCTTTGGGTAAGGTGGAAAACGGTCAGGTGGAATTTTTATCCTCCTCTTTGTATCAGACCACTGGTCTTAAGGGGACAACCCAGAACGTAAGGGGCGTAAAGATGGCCCTGGGGTTGGCCTTGGAGAAGATAGGCTTTGGCAGGGAAGATTTTTCAAAGATAGATGTAATCTGCATAAATGAAGCCGCCCCTGTCATAGGCGATGTGGCCATGGAAAATATAAGTGAGACCATAGTGACCGAATCCACCATGATAGGCCATAACCCCTCAACGCCAGGCGGCGTAGGGGTAGGAAAAGGCAGGACCGTTCATATTGATGACCTGTTGAACGTGGAGAAAAATGATCCTGTTATAGTGGTGATTCCCTCCAATTGGGACTATGAAGCTGCGTCAGAGGCAATAAACAGAGCGATAGAAAAGGGGATTTCTGTGGAGGGCGCCATATGCCAGGGGGACGACGGAGTCCTCATAGCCAACCGCATCAACAAGGTCATACCCATAGTAGATGAAGTAATGTCCATAGAAAAGGTTCCTCTTGGGATGTATGCCTGCGTGGAAGTGGCTCCTCCTGGGAGGGTCATAGAGGCGCTTTCTAACCCTTACGGCATAGCTACTATTTTTTCCCTTTCGCCAGAGGAGACCAAACATGTCGTTCCCGTGGCCAGGGCCTTGATAGGCAACCGCTCTGCTGTGGTCATAAAGACGCCCACCGGTGAGGTCAAGGAAAGGCGAATACCTGCCGGGGAGCTTTACATTGATGGGGCCTCAGGAAGGAGGACCGTCAATGTGGAAAGCGGCGCAGAGGCAATAATGAAAGTTTTGGAAGAGAGCCAGCCTGTCAAGAACATATTTGGCCAACCTGGCACCAACGTGGGAGGAATGATGGAGAGGGTAAGGAGGACCATGTCCAACCTTACTGGGCTTCCGGTCGCAGATATCCACATAAAGGATCTTTTGGCGGTGGACACCTTGGTCCCTCAGAGGGTCGTAGGGGGGATAGCCGGCGAGTTTTCCCAGGAACACGGGGTAGCCTTGGCTGTGATGGTGGAGACGGAGAAGCTGCCCATGACCCAGCTGGCTGAGGCTATTTCCCAGGAGACTGGTGTTAAGGTCATGATCGGTGGAGTCGAGGCGGAGATGGCCGTAAGGGGAGCCCTTACCACTCCAGGAACGAAAAAGCCTCTTGCTATTTTGGATTTGGGAGCAGGAAGCACCGATGCATCTTTGATGAAAGAAAACGGTGAAATTGACCTTATCCACCTTGCTGGTGCCGGGAATATGGTCAACACCATAATAGCCAGCGAGCTGGGCATAGAGAGTATGGAACTGGCAGAGTCCATCAAGCGTTACCCCCTATGTAAGGTTGAAAGTCCCTTCCACGTAAGGCAGGAGGACGGAAGGGTTAGGTTTTTCGATAACCCCTTGTCGCCCAACCTCTTTGGAAAGAACGCCCTCGTTGTAGAAGACGACATACTGATGCCTCTGGAACTGGATATTCCTGTGGAGAGGATAAGGGAAATAAGGCGCAGGGCCAAAAGGGAAGTGTTTGTTACCAATTCCTTGAGGGCGCTTGAGAGGGTGTCCCCGGCTGGCAACGTGAGGCTTTTGGATTACGTTGTCCTTGTCGGAGGGTCTGCCTTGGACTTTGAGATTCCGTCGATGATAACCGACGCCCTTTCCAGGTTTGGCGTAGTGGCTGGCCGAGGAAACATAAGGGGAACTGAGGGACCCCGCAATGCGGTGGCTACAGGGCTAGTTTTGGGGTTTGCCAGTAAGGGGCTGCCGGTGAAATGGCTGAGCGGAGCGCGGAGGGCCTAG
- a CDS encoding hypothetical protein (KEGG: pfr:PFREUD_09060 glycerol dehydratase reactivation factor DhaG~SPTR: Propanediol utilization protein PduH): MSKHGPMELKGIQENRPVIVLLLSDSCPEEWVRHIGAGCEEEGVPLAWGRRSDGRASSLAKEAAVISRLEVGIGLDRTESAVTMFSLSEHPPYVAAFHGGDPLVLRWLGHNASRLVKREPLLDKEEFLKKRKVSKDLSKKLQSAAPKLTEAGEESYEELVKKVVAYVLEGLGNVRGG, from the coding sequence ATGAGCAAACACGGACCTATGGAGCTTAAGGGTATACAAGAAAACAGGCCAGTTATAGTGCTTTTGCTCTCAGATTCGTGCCCCGAAGAATGGGTGAGGCACATAGGTGCCGGCTGTGAAGAAGAGGGGGTGCCTCTTGCATGGGGCAGGAGGTCGGATGGTAGGGCTTCATCTCTTGCCAAGGAGGCAGCTGTTATTTCCAGGTTGGAAGTAGGCATAGGGTTGGACAGGACAGAAAGCGCTGTAACCATGTTCTCTCTTTCGGAGCACCCACCGTACGTTGCCGCGTTCCACGGTGGGGATCCTTTGGTTTTGAGGTGGCTGGGGCACAACGCCTCCAGGCTTGTTAAGAGGGAACCGCTGTTGGATAAAGAAGAATTTTTGAAGAAAAGAAAAGTGTCCAAGGACCTTTCGAAAAAATTGCAAAGCGCAGCGCCGAAGCTGACTGAAGCGGGTGAGGAATCTTACGAGGAATTGGTCAAAAAGGTAGTTGCGTACGTACTGGAAGGATTAGGGAACGTTAGGGGTGGGTAG
- a CDS encoding microcompartments protein (PFAM: BMC domain~COGs: COG4577 Carbon dioxide concentrating mechanism/carboxysome shell protein~InterPro IPR000249~KEGG: tex:Teth514_1948 microcompartments protein~PFAM: microcompartments protein~SPTR: BMC domain protein): MSDSHAAVGFIETVGLAAAIEAADAACKTANIKLIGRENSRGSGMITIKIRGEVSAVKSALLSAHAAASKVNKVVSVSIIPRPGAALEPVMVYNKETLSAEGQRKAEDEKESETKPQKEEKEQKTEKTSEAKETEAETEASKEEKEQKPVEPSEVKEVETEPKKEEKETLAEETKEDKPTKKTTRGKGKGRKKPSK, from the coding sequence ATGAGCGATTCTCATGCAGCAGTTGGGTTCATAGAGACAGTAGGTTTGGCTGCAGCTATAGAGGCTGCGGATGCGGCGTGCAAGACGGCAAATATAAAGCTCATAGGAAGGGAAAACTCTAGAGGCAGCGGGATGATAACCATAAAGATAAGAGGAGAGGTTTCTGCTGTTAAGAGTGCTCTTTTGTCTGCCCATGCTGCAGCCTCGAAGGTGAACAAGGTGGTTTCGGTCTCCATTATACCCAGGCCCGGTGCAGCCTTAGAGCCTGTAATGGTTTATAACAAGGAGACGCTTTCTGCCGAAGGCCAGAGGAAGGCCGAAGACGAAAAAGAGAGCGAAACAAAGCCCCAAAAAGAAGAGAAAGAACAAAAAACAGAAAAGACATCAGAAGCAAAAGAGACAGAAGCAGAAACAGAAGCCTCAAAAGAAGAAAAGGAGCAAAAGCCCGTAGAGCCTTCTGAAGTAAAAGAAGTCGAAACGGAGCCCAAAAAGGAAGAAAAAGAGACTCTAGCTGAAGAGACAAAGGAAGACAAACCGACCAAAAAGACGACAAGGGGAAAGGGAAAAGGACGGAAAAAGCCCAGCAAGTAG